In Granulicella tundricola MP5ACTX9, a single genomic region encodes these proteins:
- a CDS encoding replication initiator protein A, which translates to MAKKASSQAATQTAIAVPDAIDLIRFEKNLLQIGFFSAHDRRSAAPDLSRRIEQWVNRDGKKIRASAEFRSSLGLPSTADRDKYMAFMKIAMERKLREGEITNPIRFSGYSMLKALGLSDSGANYEDLNQWGMRMADTTITSEQIIYSSSRRQFMNKTVHVFRSFTRVGESDLNGSHQTVQFAVELEDWLLENLNQSYVVPEDFTQYRKLVRPTAKGIFVYLYVWFYASHGKDVEKDYAELCALLNVRAYQHVSKIRETMGLSLDDLVGIGYLRKWDIAPMSSKKGFKLILTPGRAILDVIASTQRRQLTHPANGAAPILQLTNEQSEISAALIARGINPEKARSLAQGRELAAVQEQLEYLDSEISRDLSRNGSRRIKNPAGFMIAFLESGQPIPTTFPSAIKRSEAKSRTNGTVKHREAQAAEDLAEMHLRDRYKSWCLDQATEAIESRFTPDELQDQFKTLRTRLAKDPQIAASLTRMTQDQRRRELLKALQKEVIAELDLASYEEWSLANGQGLLF; encoded by the coding sequence TTGGCCAAGAAAGCATCCTCACAAGCCGCAACCCAGACCGCGATTGCCGTGCCTGATGCCATTGATCTCATCCGGTTCGAGAAGAATCTCCTCCAGATAGGCTTCTTCAGCGCGCATGACCGCCGCTCTGCCGCCCCGGACCTCTCCCGCCGCATCGAGCAGTGGGTCAATCGCGACGGCAAGAAAATCCGCGCATCCGCCGAGTTCCGCTCCTCCCTCGGCCTCCCCAGCACCGCCGACCGCGACAAATACATGGCCTTCATGAAGATCGCCATGGAACGCAAGCTCCGTGAAGGCGAGATCACCAACCCCATCCGCTTCTCCGGCTACTCCATGCTCAAAGCCCTGGGCCTCTCAGACTCCGGCGCCAACTACGAAGACCTCAACCAATGGGGCATGCGCATGGCGGACACCACCATCACGTCGGAGCAGATCATCTACTCCTCCTCCCGCCGCCAGTTCATGAACAAAACGGTCCACGTCTTCCGCAGCTTCACGCGCGTAGGTGAAAGCGACCTCAACGGCTCCCACCAGACCGTCCAGTTCGCGGTCGAGCTCGAAGACTGGCTCCTTGAAAATCTCAATCAGTCCTACGTCGTCCCGGAGGACTTCACCCAGTACCGCAAGCTCGTCCGCCCCACCGCCAAGGGCATCTTCGTCTATCTTTACGTCTGGTTCTACGCCAGCCACGGCAAGGACGTGGAAAAGGACTACGCCGAGCTCTGCGCTCTCCTCAACGTCCGCGCCTACCAGCACGTCTCCAAGATCCGCGAGACCATGGGCCTCTCGCTTGACGACCTCGTTGGCATCGGCTACCTCCGCAAATGGGACATAGCCCCCATGTCGTCCAAAAAAGGCTTCAAGCTCATCCTCACCCCCGGCCGAGCCATTCTGGACGTGATCGCCAGCACCCAGCGCCGCCAGCTCACGCACCCCGCCAACGGCGCCGCCCCCATCCTCCAGCTCACCAACGAGCAGTCAGAGATCTCCGCCGCCCTCATCGCCCGCGGCATCAACCCGGAAAAGGCCCGTAGCCTCGCCCAGGGCAGGGAACTCGCCGCCGTGCAGGAGCAGCTTGAGTACCTCGACTCCGAAATCTCCCGCGACCTAAGCCGCAACGGTAGCAGACGCATCAAAAACCCCGCCGGCTTCATGATCGCCTTCCTGGAATCCGGCCAGCCCATCCCTACCACCTTCCCCTCCGCAATCAAGCGCAGCGAAGCCAAATCCCGCACCAACGGCACCGTCAAGCACCGGGAAGCTCAGGCCGCGGAGGACCTCGCGGAGATGCACCTGCGCGACCGCTACAAGTCCTGGTGCCTTGATCAAGCCACTGAAGCCATCGAGTCCCGTTTCACCCCGGACGAGCTCCAGGACCAGTTCAAAACCCTCCGCACCCGGCTGGCAAAAGACCCCCAGATCGCGGCCTCCTTGACCCGCATGACGCAAGACCAGCGCCGCCGCGAGCTCCTCAAAGCCCTGCAAAAAGAGGTCATCGCAGAACTAGACCTGGCATCCTACGAAGAATGGAGTCTCGCCAACGGCCAGGGCCTCCTCTTTTAG
- a CDS encoding glycosyl hydrolase, whose amino-acid sequence MKTILAGMMMSLACCVSAQQPWQKIQMVSADEVKKGWVAPAAEYGPEPYYGLNGAVDASVYERDLDTMKRLGYGAVTVQAGYGMTQAYLSPEYMGFFREFVLAAKKRDMRVWIVDDAGYPSGFAGGKFTELHPELRMQGLAVAAKYPAQGGETVKQAVGAGTVSVTAIDTDGKTVPVPVTNAGIAWTAPAGSWTVMVVEHRFMTSPTRSDTNPKRVKDGSQSLEDYMDPAATAVYLAFTHEAYKKAIGDEFGKTVMGFRGDEPDYSIGGLPWTPKFFDHFMAVKGYDVRPYVASFLIPMAKETRDAKLTEVQKRARADYYDVISQMFRDGFFKPQGDWCAANHLEYQVHLNHEEMEMQLVKSEGEFFRDMKYVQVPGIDSIWHQIWTDTVSDFPRLASSASHVYGHPRAFTESFAAYRPEPDVTMARYILNEQFVRGVNLVETMYFPASTGGKGGPAKYMQDPAYPALLQYVRRMSYVMSMGRPDATVGLYLPSSSMWMGDASSDAMFVSTERLLSEHQIDFDIVSEDALGGELKVDGAAFVTASGNRLRTVVVPGASVLSEAVVARLKKFAAAGGHVLFLGRTPGLVFGRTLLDARAAKTDEFAWAKSVTDVQLPETPTPPAYPPTVAPTELLAAPTIVRALSAVTGFEEMKLAHEDSALRYTHRRLKDAEVYLFFNEGADAKTDTVMLQGSGGKKIEAWDAETGTVRAVVAKKMDGGVSVPLDLKGYETRILVVR is encoded by the coding sequence ATGAAGACAATTTTGGCGGGGATGATGATGAGTTTGGCTTGCTGTGTGAGCGCGCAGCAGCCGTGGCAGAAGATACAGATGGTTTCGGCGGATGAGGTGAAGAAGGGGTGGGTAGCGCCTGCGGCGGAGTATGGGCCGGAGCCTTACTACGGGTTGAATGGGGCGGTCGACGCGAGCGTGTACGAGCGGGATCTGGATACGATGAAGCGGCTGGGGTATGGGGCGGTGACCGTGCAGGCGGGGTACGGGATGACGCAGGCGTATTTGTCGCCGGAGTATATGGGGTTCTTCCGGGAGTTTGTGCTGGCGGCGAAGAAGCGGGATATGCGGGTTTGGATCGTGGACGATGCCGGTTATCCGAGTGGGTTTGCGGGGGGCAAGTTTACGGAGCTGCATCCGGAGTTGAGGATGCAGGGGTTGGCTGTGGCGGCGAAGTATCCGGCGCAGGGTGGTGAGACCGTCAAGCAGGCTGTGGGGGCGGGGACGGTATCTGTAACGGCGATTGATACAGATGGGAAGACTGTGCCTGTTCCGGTTACAAATGCCGGGATTGCATGGACGGCACCGGCGGGGAGCTGGACGGTGATGGTGGTGGAGCACAGGTTTATGACCTCGCCTACGCGGTCCGACACGAATCCGAAGCGGGTGAAGGATGGGTCGCAGTCGCTGGAGGACTATATGGACCCGGCGGCTACGGCGGTGTACCTGGCGTTTACGCATGAGGCTTACAAGAAGGCGATTGGGGATGAGTTTGGCAAGACGGTGATGGGATTCCGAGGGGATGAGCCGGATTACTCGATCGGCGGGCTTCCGTGGACGCCGAAGTTCTTCGATCATTTCATGGCAGTGAAGGGCTATGACGTTCGGCCGTATGTAGCTTCGTTTCTGATTCCGATGGCGAAGGAGACTCGGGATGCGAAGCTGACCGAGGTGCAGAAGCGGGCGCGTGCGGATTATTACGATGTGATCTCGCAGATGTTTCGGGATGGGTTCTTCAAGCCGCAGGGTGACTGGTGCGCGGCGAATCACCTGGAGTACCAGGTCCATCTGAACCATGAAGAGATGGAGATGCAACTGGTGAAGAGTGAGGGTGAGTTCTTCCGCGATATGAAGTACGTGCAGGTGCCAGGGATCGATTCGATCTGGCACCAGATCTGGACGGATACTGTTTCTGATTTTCCGCGCCTGGCTTCCTCGGCCTCGCATGTTTACGGGCATCCGCGTGCGTTTACGGAGAGCTTTGCAGCTTACCGGCCGGAGCCGGATGTGACGATGGCCCGGTACATCCTGAATGAGCAGTTTGTGCGCGGGGTGAACCTGGTGGAGACGATGTACTTCCCTGCCTCGACCGGCGGTAAGGGCGGCCCGGCGAAGTATATGCAGGACCCTGCTTATCCGGCGCTGCTGCAGTATGTGCGTCGGATGAGCTATGTGATGTCGATGGGCAGGCCCGATGCGACGGTGGGGCTGTATCTGCCATCGAGTTCGATGTGGATGGGCGATGCTTCGTCCGATGCCATGTTTGTTTCGACCGAGCGGCTGCTTTCAGAGCATCAGATCGACTTCGACATTGTGAGTGAGGATGCGCTGGGCGGTGAGTTGAAGGTTGATGGGGCGGCGTTTGTGACGGCGAGTGGCAACAGGCTGCGGACGGTGGTTGTGCCGGGTGCGAGTGTGTTGTCCGAGGCGGTTGTGGCTCGGCTGAAGAAGTTTGCCGCTGCGGGTGGGCACGTGCTGTTCCTGGGACGGACGCCAGGGCTGGTGTTTGGCAGGACTTTGCTGGATGCGCGGGCGGCAAAGACAGATGAGTTTGCATGGGCGAAGAGTGTGACAGATGTTCAACTGCCTGAGACACCGACGCCTCCTGCCTATCCTCCTACTGTTGCGCCAACAGAGCTGCTTGCGGCTCCTACGATTGTTCGTGCGTTGTCTGCGGTGACGGGCTTTGAAGAGATGAAGCTGGCGCACGAGGACAGTGCGCTACGGTATACGCACCGGAGGCTGAAGGATGCGGAGGTCTATCTGTTCTTCAATGAAGGGGCCGATGCGAAGACCGATACCGTGATGCTGCAAGGCTCGGGGGGCAAGAAGATTGAGGCGTGGGATGCTGAGACTGGGACGGTCCGCGCGGTTGTGGCGAAGAAGATGGACGGCGGAGTTTCTGTGCCGCTTGATCTGAAGGGGTATGAGACCCGCATACTGGTGGTGAGGTAA
- a CDS encoding serine hydrolase has translation MPGPGWYFVWFLMLGSAVAQSTPLEGRLREIAAAHHGKVAVFAENLKTGETVGLDADKVVQTASVIKLTILFDAMEQVRAGKVKLDDAIVLKKSGQVGGSGILQLFDTPLTLTLRDVLMLMITQSDNTGTNLAIDKLGLANINGETRALGLKNTWLYKKVFTPATEPMPADQKIYGLGKTTGREMAKVLERIYKCQFITAPKPGDEALCTEMLGMLNKQGSRDGVPRYLNNDSAVGNKTGALEAVRADAGIVSTKAGPVVMCLFTYENADRRWTADNEGEVTIAKMSKAIVEAWSPEGMDAAGYKVSVGK, from the coding sequence ATGCCCGGACCTGGCTGGTATTTTGTGTGGTTTTTGATGTTGGGGAGTGCTGTGGCGCAGAGCACTCCTCTTGAAGGCAGGCTGCGGGAGATTGCCGCTGCGCATCATGGCAAGGTGGCAGTGTTCGCGGAGAACCTGAAGACGGGTGAGACGGTTGGCCTGGACGCGGACAAGGTGGTGCAGACGGCGTCCGTGATCAAGCTGACGATCCTGTTCGATGCGATGGAGCAGGTGCGGGCGGGTAAGGTGAAGCTGGATGATGCGATTGTGTTGAAGAAGAGCGGCCAGGTGGGCGGCAGCGGGATTCTGCAGTTGTTCGATACGCCGCTGACGTTGACGCTGCGCGATGTGTTGATGCTGATGATCACGCAGAGCGACAACACGGGAACGAACCTTGCGATCGATAAGCTGGGACTGGCGAATATCAACGGCGAGACTCGCGCATTGGGGCTCAAAAATACTTGGCTTTATAAGAAGGTGTTTACGCCTGCGACTGAGCCCATGCCCGCGGATCAGAAGATCTACGGGCTGGGTAAGACGACCGGGCGCGAGATGGCTAAGGTGCTGGAGCGGATCTACAAGTGCCAGTTCATCACTGCGCCCAAGCCTGGTGACGAGGCTTTATGTACGGAGATGCTGGGGATGCTGAACAAGCAGGGCTCTCGCGATGGTGTGCCGCGGTATCTGAACAACGACTCGGCCGTGGGGAACAAGACGGGGGCACTGGAGGCGGTGAGGGCGGATGCGGGGATCGTGAGTACGAAGGCTGGGCCGGTGGTGATGTGCCTGTTTACGTACGAGAATGCCGACCGGCGATGGACCGCGGATAATGAGGGCGAGGTCACGATTGCGAAGATGAGTAAGGCGATCGTTGAGGCGTGGTCGCCTGAGGGGATGGATGCTGCGGGGTACAAGGTGAGTGTGGGTAAGTGA
- a CDS encoding tetratricopeptide repeat protein yields the protein MALDSTTIAPPATLDKRKLLLRDSITFLTLALIALVLYGVTTLLFHSFESHREDLGKRWSQRGEQAIQQGRPAEAIIDLRAALTYAPDDEPYQLLLAQALANDGRTDEATAYYEAFHEAHPGDGNINLQLARLARKKGTAHEAIDFYRASIFGAWQGDAITRRREVRLELAAYLIDQHELPLARAELLIAAGNTPDTAASDLTLAEMFEQSGDPDNAYTYYRKYGARPEPRRRH from the coding sequence ATGGCTTTAGACTCCACCACGATAGCGCCCCCCGCAACTCTAGATAAGCGAAAACTCCTCCTCCGCGACAGCATCACCTTCCTCACCCTCGCGCTCATCGCCCTCGTCCTCTACGGCGTGACCACCCTCCTCTTCCACTCCTTCGAGAGCCACCGCGAGGACTTGGGCAAGCGCTGGTCGCAGCGCGGAGAGCAGGCCATCCAGCAGGGAAGACCCGCCGAGGCCATCATCGACCTCCGCGCGGCCCTGACCTACGCACCCGACGACGAGCCCTACCAGCTCCTCCTGGCCCAGGCCCTCGCCAACGACGGTCGCACAGACGAGGCCACCGCCTACTACGAGGCCTTTCACGAAGCCCACCCCGGCGACGGCAACATCAACCTCCAGCTGGCCCGCCTCGCCCGCAAAAAGGGAACCGCGCATGAGGCCATCGACTTCTACCGAGCCTCCATCTTCGGAGCCTGGCAGGGAGATGCCATAACCCGCCGCCGCGAGGTCCGCCTCGAGCTCGCCGCCTACCTCATCGATCAGCACGAACTCCCCCTCGCCCGCGCCGAGCTCCTCATAGCCGCCGGAAACACCCCCGATACCGCCGCTTCAGACCTCACCCTCGCAGAGATGTTCGAGCAGTCCGGAGACCCCGACAACGCCTACACCTACTACCGGAAATACGGCGCCAGACCAGAACCGAGGCGCAGA
- a CDS encoding TonB-dependent receptor, translating to MLLSTAFTTGLAASALSLTVPSAYAQFRTSVQGSVTDNTGAAVPNATLTLQNLATNATVTHTSDASGVFNFNALPADHFKLTVTVPGFKTKVLSDLQFIPEQPNNLNVPLELGGVSETVTVDASENPILDTSTANIGATISANDIQHLPSFNRDVFTLTQLAPGAVSDGSQSAGGGVNSLPGNQGPGGSGSGGAAPTENRPQANANGSRNDANGISIDGISTVSAVWGGASVITPTEDSIDNVRIVTNDYDAENSRFSGAQTLVTSKAGTNHLHGSAFIAIHRPGLNAFQPSTGVGTPLRDTARFNQYGGSIGGPIWRDKLFAFFAYESSPNNSTATSTGWYETTAFRAAAPSGSIASTFLNFPGSAVAGTIVTTGETCALVGRVEGVNCRTIAGQGLDIGSPVKTGLGKQDLTADGTANNPGVGGGLDGVADVAFYSTATPSSSYYRQFNGRMDGNVTQKDHLSFTIYWVPQGTTNYNGGARAYNLFNHAQVNDAFSVIYNHTFSSNLLNEVRANASGWRWNEITSNPQQPVGLPQDNITYFGTSSATINQFGSSLGSILNQWTYGYKDILTKVAGAHTIKMGGDYTNLHYLNNPIGRPSYNFYNVWDFLNDAPYAESGQFNAATGLPGSSRSDDRENLFGGFVQDDWKALPNLTVHAGIRYSYFGPLYAKQGNLNGVQLGAGTASFTGLRVRNFDGLWTPQKGNFGPQLGFNYSPDAFHGNLVVRGGYGLNYNQEEIAITANSGFNPGLANQANFSFASPSNPGTNGGDIIYGISSSPTSLNGFAANPFTKAAYNTNGLPAAGNANIIIIGDGHGSLPTTYTQHFSLDTQYQLGRIAVLSAGYQGSVSRHLISHQTPNSLAVVSGAALNPLVPNGGGDFWDNEGSANNNALLLEAKHNSRQLSLDGQFMWSKSMDTNGSGPYYEDPYYPANPAFSYGRSDFNVGKSVKIFGLWQPVFFKGHSALEKIGGGWSLSGIFQYHTGFPFSPSYGIGQSLYCQQCGYQNVRPQYLGGAGNDHSNHAFINGSNFANPNNTAIPLTAVVNGQTTVVAFNNKYFNVPNYANLIQSSNGVESANLALPGQPGTARNSFDGPNYRNVDASLTKSFGIPNTRILGEGARFEIRADVFNLFNILNLNPGSVNTNIAANFGQDTTALGGRTISFQGRFSF from the coding sequence ATGCTCCTCAGCACCGCCTTCACCACCGGCCTCGCCGCGTCCGCCCTCAGCCTCACCGTGCCCAGCGCCTACGCGCAGTTCCGCACCTCGGTCCAGGGCTCCGTCACGGACAACACCGGCGCAGCCGTCCCCAACGCCACCTTGACCCTGCAGAACCTGGCCACCAACGCCACCGTCACCCATACCAGTGATGCATCCGGCGTCTTCAACTTCAACGCCCTCCCGGCAGATCACTTCAAGCTCACCGTTACCGTCCCCGGCTTCAAGACCAAAGTTCTGTCTGACCTCCAGTTCATCCCGGAGCAGCCCAACAACCTCAACGTCCCCCTGGAACTCGGCGGCGTCTCTGAGACCGTCACGGTGGACGCGTCAGAAAACCCTATCCTGGACACCTCCACCGCCAATATCGGCGCAACCATCAGTGCGAACGACATCCAGCACCTCCCATCTTTCAACCGTGACGTCTTCACCCTCACCCAGCTGGCGCCTGGTGCGGTCAGCGATGGCTCCCAGTCAGCAGGAGGCGGTGTCAACTCCCTCCCCGGCAACCAGGGACCCGGCGGCTCCGGTTCGGGTGGCGCGGCTCCCACGGAAAACCGTCCTCAGGCCAACGCCAACGGCTCCCGTAATGACGCCAACGGTATCTCCATCGACGGCATCAGTACCGTCTCTGCAGTCTGGGGCGGCGCTTCCGTCATCACTCCCACGGAAGACTCCATCGATAACGTCCGCATCGTCACCAACGATTACGACGCAGAGAACTCCCGCTTCAGCGGCGCCCAGACCCTCGTTACCTCCAAGGCCGGCACCAACCACCTTCACGGCAGCGCCTTCATCGCCATCCATCGCCCCGGCCTCAACGCCTTCCAGCCTTCCACGGGCGTCGGTACCCCGCTGCGTGATACCGCTCGCTTCAACCAGTACGGCGGCTCCATCGGTGGCCCCATCTGGCGTGACAAGCTCTTCGCCTTCTTCGCCTACGAGTCCTCGCCCAACAACTCCACAGCCACCAGCACAGGTTGGTATGAGACCACGGCCTTCCGCGCCGCCGCACCATCCGGCAGCATCGCCTCCACCTTCCTCAACTTCCCCGGCAGCGCGGTAGCGGGGACCATTGTCACTACCGGCGAGACCTGCGCGCTCGTCGGCCGGGTCGAAGGCGTCAACTGCCGCACCATCGCCGGCCAGGGCCTGGACATCGGATCGCCGGTCAAGACCGGCCTCGGCAAGCAGGATCTCACCGCGGACGGAACCGCCAACAACCCAGGCGTTGGAGGCGGCCTCGATGGCGTTGCGGACGTAGCCTTCTACAGCACCGCCACCCCGTCCAGCTCATACTATCGCCAGTTCAACGGTCGCATGGACGGCAACGTCACCCAGAAGGATCACCTCTCCTTCACCATCTACTGGGTCCCCCAGGGCACCACAAACTACAACGGCGGAGCCCGCGCTTACAACCTTTTCAACCACGCTCAGGTTAATGATGCCTTCTCGGTCATCTACAACCACACCTTCTCGTCCAACCTGCTCAATGAGGTTCGTGCAAATGCCTCAGGCTGGCGCTGGAATGAGATCACATCAAACCCTCAGCAGCCAGTGGGTCTTCCGCAAGACAACATCACCTACTTCGGAACCTCCTCGGCCACGATCAACCAGTTCGGCTCTTCCCTCGGCAGCATCCTCAACCAGTGGACCTATGGCTACAAGGACATCCTGACCAAGGTAGCTGGTGCGCACACCATCAAGATGGGCGGCGATTACACCAACCTCCACTACCTCAACAACCCGATCGGCCGTCCAAGCTACAACTTCTACAACGTCTGGGACTTCCTCAATGACGCTCCCTACGCGGAGAGCGGCCAGTTCAACGCCGCAACCGGACTCCCCGGCTCCAGCCGTTCGGACGATCGGGAAAACCTCTTTGGCGGTTTCGTTCAGGATGATTGGAAGGCCCTGCCCAACCTCACCGTGCATGCCGGCATCCGTTACTCCTACTTTGGGCCGCTCTATGCCAAGCAGGGCAACCTCAACGGAGTCCAGCTCGGCGCAGGAACAGCTTCCTTCACCGGGCTCCGCGTTCGCAACTTTGACGGCCTCTGGACCCCGCAGAAGGGTAACTTCGGCCCGCAGCTCGGCTTCAACTACAGCCCGGACGCCTTCCACGGCAACCTCGTCGTCCGCGGCGGCTACGGTCTGAACTACAACCAGGAAGAGATCGCCATCACGGCAAACTCCGGCTTCAACCCCGGTTTGGCCAATCAGGCTAACTTCTCCTTTGCCAGCCCCTCCAATCCTGGAACGAACGGCGGAGACATCATCTATGGCATCTCCAGCAGCCCCACCTCCTTGAACGGATTTGCCGCAAACCCATTCACAAAAGCCGCGTATAACACCAACGGTCTGCCCGCCGCTGGCAATGCAAATATCATCATCATCGGGGACGGACACGGCAGCCTTCCCACAACCTATACCCAGCACTTCTCGCTGGATACGCAGTATCAATTGGGCAGGATCGCAGTCCTCTCTGCGGGCTACCAGGGCAGCGTAAGCCGCCACCTCATCAGCCACCAGACACCCAACTCCCTGGCCGTCGTCTCCGGGGCCGCGCTCAATCCCCTCGTTCCCAACGGCGGCGGAGACTTCTGGGATAACGAAGGCTCTGCCAACAACAACGCCCTGCTCCTGGAAGCCAAGCACAACTCCCGTCAGCTCTCGCTTGACGGGCAGTTCATGTGGTCCAAGAGCATGGACACCAACGGCTCCGGTCCGTACTATGAAGACCCCTACTACCCTGCCAACCCAGCCTTCTCCTACGGTCGGTCGGACTTCAACGTCGGTAAGTCCGTCAAGATCTTCGGCCTCTGGCAGCCCGTCTTCTTCAAGGGCCACAGCGCCTTGGAGAAGATCGGTGGCGGATGGTCGCTCAGCGGCATCTTCCAGTACCACACCGGCTTCCCCTTCTCGCCCTCGTACGGCATCGGTCAGTCGCTTTACTGCCAGCAGTGCGGCTATCAGAATGTCCGTCCGCAGTACCTTGGCGGAGCCGGAAACGATCACAGCAACCATGCCTTCATCAACGGCAGCAACTTCGCCAACCCCAACAACACGGCCATCCCCCTCACAGCCGTCGTCAACGGGCAAACGACGGTCGTTGCCTTCAACAACAAATACTTCAACGTTCCCAACTACGCCAACCTGATCCAGTCTTCCAATGGAGTCGAGTCAGCCAACCTTGCCCTTCCGGGGCAGCCGGGAACCGCTCGAAACTCCTTTGACGGCCCCAACTACCGCAACGTGGACGCCTCGCTTACCAAGTCTTTCGGCATCCCCAATACCCGTATCTTGGGTGAAGGCGCTCGCTTTGAGATCCGCGCGGACGTCTTCAATCTCTTCAACATCCTCAATCTGAACCCCGGCAGCGTAAACACCAACATCGCCGCCAACTTCGGACAGGACACCACAGCCCTCGGAGGCCGCACCATCTCCTTCCAGGGTCGCTTCAGCTTCTAA
- a CDS encoding DUF5597 domain-containing protein: MKTVVAAALGMGLIFGSTAGGQELPRVEMRDGRASLFVDGRPYWVLGAQVDNSSGWPERLEALWPATERMRLNTLEVPVYWEQMEPARGKFEFGVVDALMAQARAHHVRLVMLWFGTWKNGRSHYVPGWVKADTVAYPRMKTREGKAIDVLSPNAPANLAADQAAFTALMRHLKETDQQHTVVMMQVENESGSLGSVRDFGADGAREFAGAVPSELVRGLGKRPGTWAQVFGEDADETFAAWSVGRYIEQVAAAGKAELGLPMYVNNWLKSPRGYPVETVPGEDYPSGGPTVNMHGVWKIAAPSLALLAPDVYVPNSEQYRGVMEAFHTRGNALFIPESLGFEPFPGASGYGRYLYYALGEGAIGFANFGLERVRLEGMDAETSAQIEGFRLLGGFDRELAKLAFEGKVRTAVEENGIAQKEIVLGSGLSAVRVVVSFPPAYDPPASPVSVSSDTTQLHEGRVVVGELGGGEFLVAGIDCRVMFEAPVHSKTQVQMLTVEEGRYDGETWVPGRLWNGDETDYGLNFGGKGSLLKVKIGSY, encoded by the coding sequence ATGAAGACGGTGGTTGCGGCGGCTTTGGGGATGGGGCTGATTTTCGGTTCGACGGCTGGCGGGCAGGAGTTGCCGCGGGTGGAGATGCGGGATGGGCGGGCTTCGCTTTTTGTGGATGGACGGCCGTACTGGGTGCTGGGGGCGCAGGTGGATAACAGCAGCGGCTGGCCGGAGAGGCTGGAGGCGCTGTGGCCGGCGACGGAGAGGATGCGGCTGAATACGCTCGAAGTGCCGGTTTACTGGGAGCAGATGGAGCCTGCCCGGGGGAAGTTTGAGTTTGGGGTGGTGGATGCTTTGATGGCGCAGGCCAGGGCGCATCATGTGCGGTTGGTGATGCTTTGGTTTGGGACGTGGAAGAATGGGCGGTCGCACTATGTGCCGGGATGGGTGAAGGCGGATACGGTGGCTTATCCGCGGATGAAGACTCGGGAGGGCAAAGCGATTGATGTGCTGAGTCCGAATGCTCCGGCGAACCTGGCGGCGGATCAGGCGGCTTTCACGGCGCTGATGCGGCACCTGAAGGAGACCGACCAGCAGCATACGGTGGTGATGATGCAGGTGGAGAATGAGTCGGGGTCGCTGGGGAGTGTGAGGGACTTTGGGGCTGATGGGGCGCGGGAGTTTGCGGGGGCGGTGCCTTCTGAGTTGGTTCGGGGGTTGGGGAAGAGGCCTGGGACTTGGGCGCAGGTTTTTGGAGAGGATGCGGATGAGACGTTTGCTGCGTGGTCGGTGGGGCGGTATATCGAGCAGGTGGCGGCGGCGGGGAAGGCGGAGTTGGGGCTGCCGATGTATGTCAATAACTGGCTGAAGAGTCCGCGGGGGTATCCGGTTGAGACGGTGCCGGGGGAGGACTATCCGAGCGGCGGCCCTACGGTGAATATGCATGGGGTTTGGAAGATCGCGGCTCCGTCGCTGGCGCTGCTGGCACCGGATGTTTATGTGCCGAATAGCGAGCAGTACAGGGGGGTGATGGAGGCTTTTCATACTCGGGGGAATGCTCTGTTTATTCCGGAGAGTTTGGGGTTTGAGCCTTTTCCGGGGGCCAGCGGGTATGGGAGATATCTGTACTACGCGCTGGGGGAGGGGGCGATCGGATTTGCTAACTTTGGGCTGGAGCGGGTGAGGCTGGAGGGGATGGATGCGGAGACTTCAGCGCAGATTGAGGGGTTTCGACTGCTCGGGGGGTTTGACCGAGAGCTTGCGAAGCTGGCGTTTGAGGGGAAGGTGAGGACGGCGGTGGAGGAGAATGGGATCGCGCAGAAAGAGATTGTGCTGGGCTCGGGTTTATCTGCTGTAAGGGTGGTGGTTTCTTTTCCTCCGGCTTATGATCCTCCGGCTTCTCCGGTCTCTGTGAGCTCGGATACGACTCAGTTGCATGAGGGGCGGGTTGTTGTGGGGGAGCTGGGGGGTGGGGAGTTTCTGGTGGCGGGGATCGACTGCAGGGTGATGTTTGAGGCTCCGGTGCATAGCAAGACGCAGGTGCAAATGCTGACGGTCGAAGAAGGGCGGTATGACGGGGAGACTTGGGTGCCGGGACGGCTTTGGAACGGCGATGAGACGGACTATGGATTGAACTTTGGCGGTAAGGGATCGCTGCTGAAAGTGAAGATTGGGAGCTACTGA